One stretch of Streptomyces sp. NBC_00443 DNA includes these proteins:
- a CDS encoding GH39 family glycosyl hydrolase produces the protein MGRHGWNSGAGRWRLTALLGVGAVALALVVTLLSTLPGNGVNTDGTSRDGDKVHGNPTATPDAENPEVGWGFTHTQYSADEGDSAAVERVEGRLADAGGLPQIQHIMGWGSDNPEPVEGRYDFEAMDRRIDFIRASGSTPVVTLCCAPDWMKGGKAGVDNTNWSQAALETPPEPEHFEDFAALAATVAKRYPDVRHFIVWNEFKGFWNDTEARWDYEGYTRLYNLIYNALKKVNPDIMVGGPYLVMDSVDPRAQEASTELKGSWGAMDQRTIDAFEYWNRHKAGADFVVVDGSSYTRDDELLPDEFTATDKFTAVSQWVRRQTGDLPLWWAEYYVEPADGNDDRKGWSETRRVAVQATGMIALAKGGASSAFYWNPQEERGTECAGCLWTPTDTADGGEKLPMYDLVARFGKEFRPGTDYQKVSVDKPDVRVLATDRTVLVVNTLDRQTSAKIDGEKVELQAYGVKWLKR, from the coding sequence ATGGGACGTCATGGGTGGAATTCGGGGGCAGGGCGGTGGCGGCTCACCGCGCTGCTCGGGGTGGGCGCGGTGGCTCTGGCGCTGGTGGTGACGCTCCTCAGCACGCTACCGGGCAACGGTGTGAACACGGACGGCACCTCACGCGACGGCGACAAGGTGCACGGCAATCCGACCGCCACGCCGGACGCCGAGAATCCGGAGGTGGGCTGGGGGTTCACGCACACCCAGTACAGCGCCGACGAGGGCGACTCCGCCGCCGTAGAGCGCGTCGAGGGACGGCTCGCGGACGCCGGAGGACTGCCACAGATCCAGCACATCATGGGCTGGGGCTCCGACAACCCCGAGCCGGTCGAGGGGCGTTACGACTTCGAGGCGATGGACCGCCGTATCGACTTCATCCGCGCCTCCGGCAGCACCCCCGTCGTCACCCTGTGCTGCGCCCCCGACTGGATGAAGGGCGGCAAGGCCGGCGTCGACAACACGAACTGGAGCCAGGCCGCCCTGGAGACGCCGCCCGAGCCCGAGCACTTCGAGGACTTCGCCGCGCTCGCCGCGACCGTCGCCAAGCGCTATCCGGACGTACGGCACTTCATCGTGTGGAACGAGTTCAAGGGCTTCTGGAACGACACCGAGGCCCGCTGGGACTACGAGGGCTACACCCGGCTCTACAACCTGATCTACAACGCGCTGAAGAAGGTCAACCCCGACATCATGGTCGGCGGGCCGTACCTCGTGATGGACAGCGTCGACCCGCGCGCGCAGGAGGCCTCGACGGAGCTGAAGGGCTCGTGGGGCGCCATGGACCAGCGCACGATCGACGCCTTCGAGTACTGGAACCGCCACAAGGCAGGCGCCGATTTCGTCGTCGTGGACGGCTCCAGCTACACCCGGGACGACGAGCTGCTGCCCGACGAGTTCACGGCCACCGACAAGTTCACGGCCGTCAGCCAGTGGGTGCGGCGGCAGACCGGTGACCTGCCGCTGTGGTGGGCCGAGTACTACGTCGAGCCCGCCGACGGCAACGACGACCGCAAGGGCTGGTCCGAGACCCGCCGGGTCGCCGTACAGGCCACCGGGATGATCGCGCTGGCCAAGGGCGGCGCCTCCTCCGCCTTCTACTGGAACCCGCAGGAGGAGCGGGGCACCGAATGCGCCGGCTGCCTGTGGACGCCGACCGACACCGCGGACGGCGGCGAGAAGCTGCCCATGTACGACCTGGTCGCCCGCTTCGGCAAGGAGTTCCGGCCGGGCACCGACTACCAGAAGGTGTCCGTGGACAAGCCCGACGTGCGGGTCCTGGCCACGGACAGGACGGTCCTCGTCGTGAACACCCTCGACCGGCAGACCAGCGCGAAGATCGACGGCGAGAAGGTCGAGCTGCAGGCGTACGGGGTCAAGTGGCTCAAGCGCTGA